The genome window ATACCGAAGCGGACGAGCTTGTTACCGTAATGAACCTGAAAGTAATGGTGCGCGGTAACCGACGACGTGATGAGAGCGTGTGTGCATTTCCGCCCCTGCTGCTCAACTTTGTTCGTAAAACTTCTCAGCACACCATTTTTAATAAAGTAAATAAGGTAAAGCTGGTTACGCATTGCATTAACGAGGATTATGTGATCCGGGAGTTTCTGGTTTATAAGCTTTACAATGTGCTCACCAGCAATAGTTTCAGAATTAGGTTGTGCAGGGTTACGTATGAGGACCTGAACAGCAAAAGAAAAACGGAGCAGAAGTATGCTTTTATGCTGGAAGACGACGATGAAATGGCAAAACGCAACAACGGCAGGATAGTGCCCAATAAACTGATGCTGAAAATGCAGGAAATGAACGAGCAGGAAATGGCTACCCTGGCTTTTTTTCAGTACATGATCGGCAACACCGACTGGTCTGTACCTTACCGCCATAACATCGATCTTGTGTCCTTAGATTCTATGGAAGCGCCTATTCCGGTGCCGTTTGATTTTGATTATGCGGGCATCGTAGATGCGCCGTATGCTTTTCCTCCTCCCGAACTTAGTATTTTATCTGTAAGGCAGCGGTTATTTAGGGGATATACATACTCACCAAACACAATCCGGAAAACCATAAACACCTTTAACGCACTCCGGACTGCTTTGTATGGCGTGTATACGCAGTGCGATCTGTTAGAAAGCAGCTATCGTAAACGAACCCTGAAATACCTGGATGATTTTTATGATACGATAAACGACCCTAAAGATTTTGAGAAGAAGATTTTAAAAGTAGCCAGGAAGAATGAGGAGAACTATGTAACAGTAAAAGGACTGAAATAGGAGTATATAAAGGTATATAAAGTATAAAGGCAGCCCTGGTCGCTGCCTTTATACTTTATGTTATACAATCTCTGCCAGTTCCAGCCAGCGGAATTCTTTTTCTTCGAGTTGCTCATTTATTTTTTCGAGCTCAGTTGCCCAGGTGTTTAACTGCGCGTGGTCAGTGGTGGTGCCAGCATTCATCAAGTCAATGATCTCGCTTTTGCGGGCCTCAAGGTTTGCAATATCCTTTTCCAGTTGCTCATATTCTTTTTTCTCCTGGTAGGTTGCCTTGCGTTTGCCGGTTGGTGGCTCAGGTTTCTTTTCAGGGGCAGGTGCTGTTACCTGTTTTACTTCAGGCTCCAGCTTTTCCTGCTCTTTCAGCCACTCGCGGTAGTCGGTGTAGTTACCTGGGAAGTTGCGGATCTTGCCATTGCCTTCAAATACGAACAGATGATCAACCAGCCTGTCCATAAAGTAACGGTCGTGGCTTACCATCAGCAGGCAACCGCCAAAGTTCAGCAGGAAATCTTCCAGTATGTTTAGTGTGATAATGTCCAGGTCGTTGGTAGGCTCATCCAGTATCAGGAAGTTCGGATTTTTGATTAGCACACGTAGCAACTGTAAACGGCGCTTTTCACCACCGCTCAGCTTGTTCACCATAGTATACTGCTGCGCCGGCGCGAACTGGAAATGTTGCAGGAACTGAGATGCGGTTATCACTTCGCCGTTTGCCATTTCAACTACTTCGGCAATCTCTTTGGCAATGTCGATAACCCGCTGGCCCTCTTTAAACGTGAGTTCTTCTTGGGTATAGTAGCCAAAGACAGTTGTCTGTCCGGCATCTATCGTTCCGGAGTCAGGTTGTAGTTTACCGGTCAGCATGTTCAGGAACGTGGATTTACCGGCTCCATTCGGTCCAACTATACCTATGCGGTCCTTCTTTTTGAACACATAACTGAAATCATCTACAATCTTTTTGTTGCCAAACGATTTAGAAATATGATCTACTTCGATGATCTTACCACCCTGGCGCGTAGTTTTTACCAATAGCTCCAATTGAGGTCCGGCTACTTTCTTGGCGGCCTTTTCCTTAAGTTCTTCAAAAGCGTCTACTCTATACTTGGCCTTTGTACCGCGTGCTTTAGGTTGGCGACGAATCCAGTCGAGTTCTTTGCGCATCAGGTTGCGGGCCTTCTCGGTTTCGGCGGCTGCCATCTCTTCCCGGGATGCTTTTTTCTCAACAAAATAGCTATAGTTGCCTTTGTAAGTATAAAGCTGTCCGCCATCCAGTTCCGCAATTTCGTTAGCCACTTTGTCCAGGAAGTAGCGGTCGTGGGTTACCATCAGCAGGGTCGTGTTCTGGGTAGACAGCAGGTTCTCAAGCCATTCTATCGTGTCCAGGTCCAGGTGGTTGGTGGGCTCATCCAGAATCAGCATACTTGGTTCTTCGATCAATACGCGGGCCATAGCCACACGTTTGCGCTGCCCACCTGATAAATGACTGATCTTATCTTCAAGGTTATGGATACCCAACTTAGAGAGAATCTGCTTTACCTTCAGTTCAAAATCCCAGGCTTGCAGTTCATCCATGCGTTCCATTATGCGCTGCATTTTGTCGGAACTGGTATTTGGGTTTTCTATGGCAACTTCATATTCCCGGATCACATCCAATACTTCGCCCTGCCCCGAAAATATAGTTTGCTGCACCGTCAGGTTCTCATCAAACTCAGGGTTCTGGCCCAAGAAGCCAACCGTAATTTCTTTGCGGATGCTTACGCTACCCTCATCAGGTGGAATTTTGCCTGCCAGTACGTTAAGTAAAGTTGTTTTGCCGGAGCCATTTACGCCTACCAGTGCCACACGCTGCCCCTGACTGATGCCAAAGTTCAGGTTTTTAAACAGCCAGCGCTCGCCGTAACTTTTTGATATATTTTCTGCAGATAGGTAATTCATAAAGCAAATTTAGGCATTTCTGCCGGAAGGGGTTAAAATAAAACAGGCCAACCTATAAGGCTGGCCTGTTTTGTCAACTAATGTAGTCTTTTATTACATGTGTCTGTTATGCTCCGGGCTGGTATGTGCTCTTCTGTAGCTTGTGCTTGGTACACGGTGTGTAGTAAGCGAAGCAAGTATAGAAAATACTCCCAGAATCAAATGTGGCGAATAAATTCGGTCGGCGAAACCAAACAGCCATGGAGAAAGGGCTAGTAAAACACCTAGTCCGAAGTCTACCATTAAATGGCTTTGCATAGGTATACGTCTGATTAAACCTACTTCAAAGTCAGTCATTACTGTTTGTGCCAATACCAGAATACCTGCAATTACCATTGTCCAGGTAGCTGCATCGTTATCAGAAAAATCAAGCACCCAAGGGGCGATGATCATAAAAATACCAACTATATAGTCCAATATTCCGTGGAAACGGGTTGGGATAAATCTCATAATAATCCTCCTTTCTTAATGATACTCAGGTATTGGTATACGGATAAGAAAAAAGGAAGGGTCAAAATTTTGTACAATTAATTTAGCGGCGCTAGTCAGCCACTACCACTGTGCGTGCAAAATAATCATGGAACATCTGGCTGCGGCGGGTGGTAAGTATAAGCAGAAAACCCAGCCCTACAGGCAACAGCGACAATATTTTGCTGAAGTAGCGTAAGTTAGCCTGCCAGAAGTTGATCTGCTTACCACGTAGGTCAGATACCTTTAACCCTAATGTAAATTTACCTATAGTTGCCTGCTTTAAAGAAGACTCCAGAACAGTATAGTATAGCCAATGCACAGCTGCAAAGTAGGGGTTAAAGAAAAGTACTTTACCAATCAGGAGAAGGTCGGCTAAGCTTATACCATTATGCTGTAAGGTTTTGTCCCAGGAGCTAATGTGCTCTGAATTGCTGCCTGCAGAGTAATATAAAATAGTATAGAAAAAAACGAGTAGGGTGGTATCTACCAGGAAAGCCACAAATCGGTTTGTAAGGCTGCCATAAAGTGAAGAACGCTTTACAGTTGGTGCTGGCAGTGTAAGAGCTGTTTGCATAAGGGGTCTTTTTCTATCTATTTAGATATAAGGTTGAAAATAGTATAGTTCTGACTGCAGTGCACATCGTAATAAATGTGCAGTAGATTCACCTTTGGCAGGCTGGTAGCAAGGCTAAAGCTACCAGTTGTAGATTCAAATTCTTATTAAATATAAGTTATAGTTTAAAGCTAACAAAATATTTAATTAAAATTATAATGTTAGATATAATATTGTAATATATCAGTTGCAAATGTAACTCAGTTTAGTTGTATATAATTCCAACTAACTGTTTTTTCATGTGAACAGACATATTTTAAAGGTGAAAGTATTGTAACGCAGTTTTTAAGTAACTTCGCATACGATGGAAAAGGAAAAAAGACACTGGCCAATCGGTATTTTTGATAGCGGAATTGGAGGACTTACTGTAGCTCAGGCGATTACAAATTTACTTCCGGACGAGCGAATTATTTATTTTGGTGATACTGCCCATTTGCCTTATGGTGATAAGTCTACTGCTGCCATTCAGGCTTACTCCATTAAAATATGCGATCTGCTTCTGAAGCAACAGTGCAAAGTAATTTTGATTGCCTGTAACTCCGCATCTGCTGCTGCATATGAACTGGTGAAAGAATATGTGGGAAGCAAAGCACGTGTTTTAAATGTAATCGACCCTATTGTAGCTTACATTGGTAAAACCTATCCTCATAAAACTATTGGCCTTATCGGGACCAAGCAAACAGTAAACTCTAATGTATACCGCAAAAAAGTGGATGCGCTGGGTTTAGGTATAGAACTTAAATCGCATGCTACGCCACTGTTGGCTGCCATGATTGAGGAGGGCTTTTTCAACGATACCATTTCTGAGAGTGTGATTCATACATACCTGTCCGATCCCGATCTGCAGGGTATTGAGGCGCTTATACTTGGCTGTACGCATTATCCGCTGATTAAAAAGCAAATCGAGAATTATTACCAGGGCACTGTAGATGTGCTGGATGCCAGTATGATTGTAGCACAACAGGTGAAAGATTACCTGGAACAAAATGGGTTAGCATCTGATAAGCTTACGGGGGATCATCATTTTTATGTGTCAGATTTCACCCGATCCTTCGAAGAAAGTACCCGAATTTTCTTTCAGCGCCAGGTGCATTTAGAGCATTATCCGTTGTGGGAGTAGTTAGGAGTTAGAAAGTTAAAGAGTTAAAAAGTTAGAAAGTTATTTTTCGCAATTTCAATCGGTAACGGAGAAATCTTATTTGTCTTACAGCCAGAACTAAGCT of Pontibacter deserti contains these proteins:
- a CDS encoding RDD family protein, which translates into the protein MQTALTLPAPTVKRSSLYGSLTNRFVAFLVDTTLLVFFYTILYYSAGSNSEHISSWDKTLQHNGISLADLLLIGKVLFFNPYFAAVHWLYYTVLESSLKQATIGKFTLGLKVSDLRGKQINFWQANLRYFSKILSLLPVGLGFLLILTTRRSQMFHDYFARTVVVAD
- a CDS encoding ABC-F family ATP-binding cassette domain-containing protein; translation: MNYLSAENISKSYGERWLFKNLNFGISQGQRVALVGVNGSGKTTLLNVLAGKIPPDEGSVSIRKEITVGFLGQNPEFDENLTVQQTIFSGQGEVLDVIREYEVAIENPNTSSDKMQRIMERMDELQAWDFELKVKQILSKLGIHNLEDKISHLSGGQRKRVAMARVLIEEPSMLILDEPTNHLDLDTIEWLENLLSTQNTTLLMVTHDRYFLDKVANEIAELDGGQLYTYKGNYSYFVEKKASREEMAAAETEKARNLMRKELDWIRRQPKARGTKAKYRVDAFEELKEKAAKKVAGPQLELLVKTTRQGGKIIEVDHISKSFGNKKIVDDFSYVFKKKDRIGIVGPNGAGKSTFLNMLTGKLQPDSGTIDAGQTTVFGYYTQEELTFKEGQRVIDIAKEIAEVVEMANGEVITASQFLQHFQFAPAQQYTMVNKLSGGEKRRLQLLRVLIKNPNFLILDEPTNDLDIITLNILEDFLLNFGGCLLMVSHDRYFMDRLVDHLFVFEGNGKIRNFPGNYTDYREWLKEQEKLEPEVKQVTAPAPEKKPEPPTGKRKATYQEKKEYEQLEKDIANLEARKSEIIDLMNAGTTTDHAQLNTWATELEKINEQLEEKEFRWLELAEIV
- a CDS encoding SPW repeat protein, which translates into the protein MRFIPTRFHGILDYIVGIFMIIAPWVLDFSDNDAATWTMVIAGILVLAQTVMTDFEVGLIRRIPMQSHLMVDFGLGVLLALSPWLFGFADRIYSPHLILGVFSILASLTTHRVPSTSYRRAHTSPEHNRHM
- the murI gene encoding glutamate racemase — its product is MEKEKRHWPIGIFDSGIGGLTVAQAITNLLPDERIIYFGDTAHLPYGDKSTAAIQAYSIKICDLLLKQQCKVILIACNSASAAAYELVKEYVGSKARVLNVIDPIVAYIGKTYPHKTIGLIGTKQTVNSNVYRKKVDALGLGIELKSHATPLLAAMIEEGFFNDTISESVIHTYLSDPDLQGIEALILGCTHYPLIKKQIENYYQGTVDVLDASMIVAQQVKDYLEQNGLASDKLTGDHHFYVSDFTRSFEESTRIFFQRQVHLEHYPLWE